One window of the Brevundimonas goettingensis genome contains the following:
- a CDS encoding pirin family protein → MTDPVVRPVIRPVVRQHPALRDDIGDLVTRRPVPGPGLEQMDPFLFLNHHGPQVYPPNNRGLPFGPHPHRGFETVTFILDGELAHNDSADGESIIKAGGIQWMTAGSGLIHAELSPAAFKRDGGPMEILQLWVNLPSRLKMTKPDYVGLQAADIPSFTTDEGRVTVEPVSGVWGDVNAPIQSLIDIQLAVLKFKAGGVFEAPMARGRTVFLYVVAGKISVGGTPVEPWNLIALGDGDTVKIEATSDAVILLGHAEPIAEPVASHGPFVMNTREEIIQAITDYNAGKFGPPPRV, encoded by the coding sequence ATGACCGATCCTGTTGTTCGCCCCGTCATTCGTCCCGTCGTTCGCCAGCATCCCGCCTTGCGGGACGACATCGGCGATCTGGTGACCCGCCGTCCGGTGCCCGGGCCGGGGCTGGAGCAGATGGATCCCTTCCTGTTCCTCAATCACCACGGGCCTCAGGTCTATCCGCCGAACAACCGGGGCCTGCCGTTCGGGCCGCACCCGCACCGGGGGTTCGAGACCGTCACCTTCATTCTGGACGGAGAGCTGGCGCACAACGATTCCGCCGACGGGGAGAGCATCATCAAGGCCGGGGGCATCCAGTGGATGACGGCCGGGTCGGGCCTGATCCATGCCGAACTGTCGCCGGCCGCCTTCAAGCGCGACGGCGGGCCGATGGAGATCCTGCAGCTCTGGGTCAATCTGCCGTCGCGGCTGAAGATGACGAAGCCGGACTATGTCGGACTGCAGGCGGCGGATATTCCGAGCTTCACCACCGACGAAGGCCGGGTGACGGTCGAGCCGGTCTCCGGCGTGTGGGGCGATGTGAACGCGCCGATCCAGTCGTTGATCGACATCCAGCTGGCGGTTCTGAAGTTCAAGGCGGGCGGGGTGTTCGAGGCGCCGATGGCGCGCGGCCGGACGGTGTTTCTCTATGTCGTGGCGGGCAAGATTTCGGTCGGCGGGACGCCGGTCGAGCCGTGGAATCTGATCGCGCTCGGCGACGGGGATACGGTCAAGATCGAGGCGACCTCGGACGCGGTGATCCTGCTGGGTCATGCCGAACCGATCGCCGAGCCGGTCGCCAGCCACGGCCCCTTCGTGATGAACACCCGCGAGGAGATCATCCAGGCCATCACCGACTATAACGCCGGCAAGTTCGGACCGCCGCCGAGGGTTTGA
- a CDS encoding methyltransferase family protein, whose translation MTSIDLKISRLTMSRLLDGAERIAIVVLYLMMVHRFVGDLAAKPANILFILSEGMIAVMVLFRRGTEAISLRPVDWLTGVLGTALPMLYQPTGGGWSGGAMLMAAGLLISVGAKLSLRRSFGVVAANRGVKRSGLYAAVRHPMYLGYLVTYIGAFAVNPSSWNAVLLSVWLVFEVLRIYAEERILMQDPAYQEHAAKVKYRLIPGIW comes from the coding sequence ATGACCAGCATCGACCTGAAAATCAGCCGCCTGACCATGTCACGGCTGCTCGACGGCGCCGAGCGTATCGCCATCGTGGTGCTCTACCTCATGATGGTGCACCGGTTCGTCGGCGATCTGGCCGCCAAGCCGGCCAATATCCTGTTCATCCTCTCCGAGGGGATGATCGCGGTGATGGTCCTGTTCCGGCGCGGCACGGAAGCGATCAGCCTCAGGCCGGTCGACTGGCTGACGGGGGTCCTGGGGACCGCCCTGCCGATGCTCTATCAGCCCACGGGCGGCGGCTGGAGCGGCGGGGCCATGCTGATGGCCGCGGGCCTGCTAATCAGTGTCGGCGCCAAGCTGTCGCTGCGCCGCAGCTTCGGCGTCGTCGCCGCCAACCGAGGGGTCAAGCGTTCGGGCCTGTACGCCGCCGTCCGCCACCCGATGTATCTGGGCTATCTGGTCACCTATATCGGCGCCTTCGCGGTCAACCCGAGCAGCTGGAACGCCGTGCTGCTGTCGGTCTGGCTGGTGTTCGAAGTGCTGCGCATCTACGCCGAGGAGCGCATCCTGATGCAGGACCCGGCTTATCAGGAACACGCCGCCAAGGTGAAGTACCGGCTGATCCCGGGAATCTGGTAG